AGGGACCTGGTGCCGAGGCAGCGGGTCCAGGGTCGCTGGTGCAGGCGGCCACGGCCCCGGTGCCGGCCAGGACGAGCCCGCCGAGCAGAAACTGTCGTCGGGAAAAACTACTTGTCATGGTTAAACCGTCCTTGGTGCAAGTCTGAGTGACACAGGGGAAGGATCAGGGGAAACCCACTGCTGAGGCATCAGGTCAGGCGCAGGTCCGTGACACAGGTGGCACCGTCGTCGGTGGTGGAAAACTCCGTGGTGCCGGTACGCCCCTGGTAGCTGACCTCAATCAGGCCGGTGGCATCATCGGGAAGCCAGAAGCCAATAAACCCGTTGTCGAAGGTGGTTGTCGCCTCGTCCACCAGCACCTCACCGGTCGCCTCATCGGTGATCGTGACCTGGATATCCTCATTGTCGAGTTCCCCCAGGCAGGTCGTGAGGCTGTGGTAGAAGCAGTCGTGGGTGGAGGTGATATACGGAGCAACCGAGACATACGTCTGATTGTCGGGAAGATCGACCACGACTTCCTGGTCATCGCTCGAGAGCAGCAGTTCATCGGCACGCACGGAGGCGATCAGATCCGTGGGACGCTCAGTGACCTTCTGCCGGTCGAGGTGATCAATGATCTCCACCGCGTCCATGGCGGCCAGGCCATGGGTAGTCAGGAATGTATCCTGGGACACCGTCCCGTCGGCGGTGGGTTCCGGGTCGGCGGCCGAACACCCCGTGAGGGCGAGGGCAAGGGCGGCGGCTGCGATCGCTGCTCGTTTCACGTCAATCTCCTTGGATCGTGGTAAGACCGTGAGAAGACACCGCCTCAAGGTCGATGCCATACCTTTATCTAGCACGGGTGCCTGACGGCCCAGAAATCAAAAACCCTGCTCACAGCCTTATAACAGGGCGAAAAGGGGGTGACTCCGGTGGGCTGGGTCACCACCGGGACACCACCCCACAGCCGTGGGCGATGTCCTTCTACCCGCCCCGGGTATGCGGTGCAGGCAGTGAAATCCCTGGTGGCGCCTGCTGAACTGACCAGGGGAGGCGATGCCGCCGGCCCGGGGTGGGGCACAGGGGTGACGGCGGTCGAAGGGTGATGTTTGAAGATTTGATGAAGATTTCCCCGCCGGGCACTGAGCGAGGGTGGTATTCCCCCCGGCCGAAGCGATACTGGGGTCTATGGCTGACCGCACACCGACCACCGCCACGCCCCCGGGGCGGGTGCTGGTCGTCGATGATGAACAACCCCTGGCTCAGATGGTGGCCTCCTACCTCATCCGGGCCGGCTTCGACACCCGCCAGGCGCACACCGGCACCCAGGCCGTGGACGAGGCCCGTCGCTTTTCCCCCGATGTTGTGGTGCTGGATCTGGGGCTGCCCGAACTCGACGGCCTGGAGGTGTGCCGACGGATCCGCACCTTCTCGGACTGCTACATCCTCATGCTCACCGCGCGTGGCAGCGAGGACGACAAGATCAGCGGTTTGACCCTGGGGGCGGATGACTACATCACCAAACCTTTTAGCATCCGGGAACTGGTGACCCGGGTGCATGCGGTGCTGCGCCGCCCGCGCACCAGCACCACCCCACCGCAGGTGACCACCCCCTTGATCGTTGGTGACCTCATCCTTGACCCCGTCGCCCATCAGGTGCGGGTGGGGGAGACGACCGTGGAGCTCACCCGCACGGAGTTCGAGCTGCTGGTTGCCCTGGCCCTGCGCCCCGGCCAGGTGCTGACCCGCCACGACCTGGTCACCGAGGTCTGGGACACCACCTGGGTCGGTGATGAACGCATCGTCGATGTCCACATCGGCAACTTGCGTCGCAAGCTCGGCACCGACACCCGGGGCCGGGGGTTTATCGACACCGTGCGTGGCGTGGGCTACCGGGTGGGGCAGCCATGAATCACGGACCCGGCCTGACCTTCCGCTTCCTGGCCGCCCAGGTGTTGGTCGTGGTGATTAGCCTGCTGGTGGCCGCGGCCGTGGCCACGATGGTGGGCCCGACCCTGTTCCATGATCATATGTTGATGACCGGCCGGGAGGACCCCTCGCTGGAGCT
This is a stretch of genomic DNA from Corynebacterium marinum DSM 44953. It encodes these proteins:
- a CDS encoding CueP family metal-binding protein, which translates into the protein MKRAAIAAAALALALTGCSAADPEPTADGTVSQDTFLTTHGLAAMDAVEIIDHLDRQKVTERPTDLIASVRADELLLSSDDQEVVVDLPDNQTYVSVAPYITSTHDCFYHSLTTCLGELDNEDIQVTITDEATGEVLVDEATTTFDNGFIGFWLPDDATGLIEVSYQGRTGTTEFSTTDDGATCVTDLRLT
- a CDS encoding response regulator transcription factor, with translation MADRTPTTATPPGRVLVVDDEQPLAQMVASYLIRAGFDTRQAHTGTQAVDEARRFSPDVVVLDLGLPELDGLEVCRRIRTFSDCYILMLTARGSEDDKISGLTLGADDYITKPFSIRELVTRVHAVLRRPRTSTTPPQVTTPLIVGDLILDPVAHQVRVGETTVELTRTEFELLVALALRPGQVLTRHDLVTEVWDTTWVGDERIVDVHIGNLRRKLGTDTRGRGFIDTVRGVGYRVGQP